One Pseudomonas sp. MH9.2 DNA segment encodes these proteins:
- a CDS encoding alpha/beta hydrolase has protein sequence MLRVTTLIRAITVTLPLLTGLAHAATPSVLQRPISLDTGTGELFGTLLLPRSDAPVPVVLIIAGSGPTDRDGNNTDGGRNDSMKLLARVLAKHNIASVRYDKRGVAASKAATPDERNLSIEAYVADAAAWGKMLKTDPRLGRLILLGHSEGALVAALAAEQAGAAAVISVAGTGRLVDQVLREQLQYRLPPPLLQRSEQLIDSLKAGHTDDNVPPALDVVFRPSVQPYLISLLRQDPAAAFGKLQVPALIIQGRNDIQVGVGDAELLHAAKPDAELALIDGMNHVLRIVPNDIGRQLASYKDPQLPLASELSTRILRFIGALPAA, from the coding sequence ATGTTACGAGTCACCACTTTAATTCGTGCTATTACCGTAACCCTGCCCCTGCTGACAGGCCTTGCCCACGCAGCCACACCCAGCGTATTGCAACGTCCCATCAGCCTCGATACGGGAACCGGCGAGCTGTTTGGCACCTTATTGCTGCCCAGATCCGACGCCCCTGTCCCCGTGGTATTAATCATCGCTGGATCCGGCCCCACCGACCGTGATGGCAACAACACCGACGGCGGTCGTAACGACAGCATGAAGCTTCTGGCGAGAGTCCTCGCCAAACACAATATCGCCAGCGTGCGCTACGACAAGCGGGGCGTGGCCGCGAGCAAAGCGGCCACGCCCGATGAGCGCAACCTGAGCATCGAAGCCTATGTCGCCGACGCAGCGGCCTGGGGAAAAATGCTCAAGACTGACCCACGCCTGGGACGCTTGATTCTCCTGGGGCATAGCGAAGGCGCCCTGGTCGCCGCCCTCGCCGCAGAGCAAGCTGGAGCTGCGGCAGTGATTTCCGTCGCAGGCACCGGGCGCCTGGTGGATCAAGTGTTGCGCGAACAATTGCAATACCGATTGCCCCCACCCTTGCTGCAACGTAGCGAACAGCTGATCGACTCGCTTAAGGCAGGCCACACCGATGACAACGTGCCACCCGCTCTCGATGTGGTATTCCGCCCGAGCGTGCAGCCGTATTTGATTTCGCTGCTCCGCCAGGACCCGGCCGCCGCCTTCGGAAAACTGCAGGTTCCGGCGCTGATCATTCAAGGTCGTAACGACATTCAGGTGGGGGTGGGTGATGCCGAGCTTCTCCATGCGGCCAAACCCGACGCGGAGCTGGCTCTGATCGACGGCATGAACCATGTCTTGCGTATTGTCCCCAATGACATTGGACGCCAGCTAGCGTCCTACAAAGACCCGCAGTTACCGCTCGCCAGTGAGCTTTCAACGCGAATCCTGCGTTTTATTGGCGCATTGCCCGCCGCGTAA
- a CDS encoding MFS transporter, with protein MPYWRLSSFYLFYFALLGSTAPFLALYFDHLGFSSARIGELVAIPMLMRCIAPNIWGWLGDYTGRRLAIVRFGAICTLLTFSLILFDKSYAWLAMVMALHAFFWHAVLPQFEVITLAHLQGQTARYSQVRLWGSIGFILTVVALGRLFEWFSLDVYPQALLLIMAGIVASSWWVPNAQPAPSTHRLASGGFLKQLASPGVLAFYASVALMQLSHGPYYTFLTLHLEHLGYSRGLIGLLWALGVVAEVLMFLSMSRILTRFTLRHVLMASFLLAALRWLLLGNFAEHLPVLLFAQILHAATFGSFHAAAIHFVQRSFGPGQQGQGQALYAALAGTGGALGALYSGYSWNVLGPSWTFSIASLAALAAAVMIATRMKEDRA; from the coding sequence ATCCCTTACTGGCGATTGTCCAGTTTCTATCTGTTCTACTTCGCTTTGCTGGGTTCGACAGCGCCGTTTCTGGCGCTGTACTTTGATCACCTGGGGTTTTCCAGCGCACGCATCGGTGAACTGGTAGCCATCCCCATGCTGATGCGCTGCATCGCCCCCAATATCTGGGGTTGGCTGGGAGATTACACCGGGCGCCGCCTGGCGATTGTGCGCTTTGGGGCGATCTGTACGCTGCTGACGTTTTCCTTGATCCTGTTCGACAAGAGCTACGCCTGGCTGGCAATGGTCATGGCGTTGCATGCGTTCTTTTGGCATGCCGTATTGCCGCAGTTCGAAGTCATCACCTTGGCCCATTTGCAGGGGCAGACCGCCCGCTACAGCCAGGTCCGGCTGTGGGGTTCTATTGGTTTCATCCTCACGGTGGTGGCGTTGGGTCGGCTGTTCGAGTGGTTCAGCCTGGACGTGTACCCGCAGGCGCTACTGTTGATCATGGCCGGTATTGTCGCCAGCAGTTGGTGGGTGCCCAATGCGCAACCCGCACCGTCGACGCACAGGTTGGCCAGTGGCGGCTTTCTTAAACAGCTTGCCAGTCCCGGTGTTCTGGCTTTTTACGCCAGCGTTGCATTGATGCAGTTGAGCCACGGCCCTTATTACACCTTCCTGACCCTGCATCTGGAGCATTTGGGCTACAGTCGCGGCCTCATCGGTCTACTCTGGGCTTTGGGAGTCGTGGCCGAAGTGTTGATGTTTTTGTCGATGAGCCGGATTCTGACGCGGTTTACCCTTCGCCATGTGCTCATGGCGAGTTTTTTACTGGCTGCGTTACGTTGGTTGCTGCTGGGCAATTTCGCCGAACATTTGCCTGTGTTGTTGTTTGCCCAGATCCTGCACGCCGCGACGTTCGGCAGTTTTCACGCGGCGGCTATCCATTTTGTGCAGCGCAGTTTCGGCCCCGGGCAGCAGGGTCAAGGGCAGGCGCTGTATGCCGCGCTCGCCGGCACTGGAGGTGCCTTGGGGGCGTTGTATTCTGGTTATAGCTGGAATGTATTGGGGCCGAGCTGGACCTTCAGCATTGCCAGTCTTGCGGCGCTCGCCGCAGCCGTCATGATTGCGACACGAATGAAAGAGGACAGGGCATGA
- the aroC gene encoding chorismate synthase encodes MSGNTYGKLFTVTTAGESHGPALVAIVDGCPPGLELSLEDLQFDLDRRKPGTSRHTTQRQEADEVEILSGVFEGKTTGCPIGLLIRNTDQKSKDYSAIQDLFRPAHADYTYHHKYGVRDYRGGGRSSARETAMRVAAGAIAKKYLASQGIRIRGYMSQLGPIEIPFKTWESVDQNAFFCPDPDKVPELETYMDQLRRDQDSVGAKITVVAEGVKPGLGEPIFDRLDAELAHAMMSINAVKGVEIGAGFASVAQRGTEHRDEMTPQGFLSNNSGGILGGISSGQPIVVHLALKPTSSITTPGLSIDAHGNPVDVITKGRHDPCVGIRATPIAEAMMAIVLMDHFLRNRGQNADVQVSTPVLGQL; translated from the coding sequence ATGTCCGGCAATACCTACGGCAAGCTGTTCACTGTTACCACTGCTGGCGAAAGCCACGGCCCGGCACTGGTCGCTATCGTTGACGGCTGCCCGCCAGGGCTTGAGCTCTCGCTGGAAGACTTGCAGTTCGATCTGGATCGCCGCAAGCCCGGCACGAGCCGCCACACCACGCAGCGCCAGGAGGCCGATGAAGTCGAAATCCTCTCTGGTGTGTTCGAAGGAAAGACCACGGGTTGCCCTATCGGCCTGTTGATCCGCAATACGGATCAGAAGTCCAAGGACTACTCGGCAATTCAGGACCTGTTTCGCCCGGCGCACGCCGATTACACCTACCACCACAAGTACGGCGTGCGCGATTACCGCGGCGGTGGTCGCAGCTCGGCCCGTGAAACGGCGATGCGCGTGGCGGCGGGTGCCATCGCCAAGAAATACCTGGCCAGCCAGGGCATTCGGATTCGCGGCTACATGAGCCAGTTGGGCCCGATTGAAATTCCGTTCAAGACCTGGGAGTCGGTGGATCAGAACGCATTTTTCTGCCCGGACCCGGACAAAGTGCCGGAGCTTGAGACCTACATGGACCAGTTGCGTCGGGATCAGGATTCGGTCGGCGCCAAAATTACTGTGGTTGCCGAAGGCGTTAAGCCTGGGTTGGGCGAGCCGATTTTCGACCGTTTGGACGCGGAACTGGCCCACGCGATGATGAGTATCAATGCGGTCAAGGGCGTGGAGATTGGCGCCGGTTTCGCCAGCGTCGCCCAGCGCGGCACCGAGCATCGCGACGAAATGACGCCGCAGGGTTTCCTGTCGAACAACTCTGGCGGCATTCTGGGTGGGATTTCGTCGGGGCAGCCAATCGTCGTCCATCTGGCGCTTAAACCGACCTCAAGCATTACCACGCCAGGACTTTCGATTGATGCCCATGGCAACCCGGTCGACGTCATTACCAAAGGTCGTCACGACCCCTGCGTCGGTATCCGCGCCACGCCTATCGCTGAGGCCATGATGGCCATCGTGTTGATGGATCATTTCCTGCGCAATCGCGGGCAGAACGCCGATGTGCAGGTGTCGACGCCTGTTCTGGGGCAACTGTAA
- a CDS encoding acireductone dioxygenase produces the protein MSSLSVYHVSTPDLPNKVLTHLEDIASTLAEHGVGFDRWQATAPVTPGASQEKVITAYQVQIDKLMTERGYVTVDVISLDRDHPQKAELRAKFLDEHQHAEDEVRFFVAGRGLFTLHIDDYVYAVLCEKNDLISVPAGTRHWFDMGEHPHFVAIRLFNNPEGWVATFTGEQIANHFPRLED, from the coding sequence ATGAGTAGCTTGTCCGTTTATCACGTCTCTACGCCTGATTTGCCGAACAAAGTATTGACCCATCTGGAAGACATCGCCTCAACCCTGGCCGAACATGGCGTTGGCTTCGATCGCTGGCAAGCGACGGCACCCGTCACGCCGGGTGCTTCCCAGGAAAAAGTGATTACCGCGTATCAGGTACAGATCGATAAATTGATGACCGAGCGCGGTTACGTCACGGTGGATGTGATCAGCCTCGACCGCGACCATCCGCAGAAAGCCGAACTGCGCGCCAAGTTTCTTGATGAACACCAACATGCCGAAGACGAGGTACGGTTCTTCGTGGCCGGACGTGGTTTGTTCACGCTGCACATCGACGACTATGTATATGCCGTGCTGTGCGAGAAGAATGATCTGATCTCCGTCCCGGCGGGCACTCGTCATTGGTTCGACATGGGGGAACACCCGCATTTCGTGGCGATCAGGTTGTTCAACAACCCGGAAGGCTGGGTGGCAACGTTCACCGGCGAACAGATAGCCAACCATTTTCCACGGCTTGAAGACTAA
- the mtnC gene encoding acireductone synthase: MPIKAVLTDIEGTTSAVSFVFEVLFPYAARHLPDFIRQEATQPAVALQLQAVRHEIDEPQADVERVIEILLEWIAEDRKATPLKALQGMVWEQGYRAGQLKGHVYPDAVEALKRWHQEGYELYVYSSGSIQAQKLIFGCSDAGDLSALFSGYFDTASGPKREPQSYRSIAAAIGRPAEEILFLSDIVEELDAAQQAGMPTCGLVRNGGELVGHANVASFAVIDLSAF, translated from the coding sequence ATGCCTATTAAAGCTGTCCTTACCGACATCGAAGGCACCACCAGCGCGGTGAGTTTCGTGTTTGAGGTGTTGTTCCCTTACGCCGCCAGGCATTTGCCGGACTTTATTCGTCAAGAGGCCACTCAGCCTGCGGTGGCCTTGCAGTTGCAAGCGGTGCGCCACGAAATCGACGAACCCCAGGCTGATGTCGAGCGTGTGATCGAAATTTTGCTGGAGTGGATTGCCGAAGACCGTAAGGCCACGCCGCTCAAGGCGCTGCAGGGCATGGTCTGGGAGCAGGGCTATCGAGCTGGCCAGTTGAAAGGCCATGTTTACCCGGATGCGGTCGAGGCGCTCAAGCGCTGGCATCAGGAAGGTTATGAGCTGTATGTCTACTCGTCTGGCTCGATTCAGGCTCAGAAGCTGATTTTTGGCTGCTCTGATGCAGGCGATCTGTCTGCGCTGTTCAGCGGCTATTTCGATACGGCGTCCGGGCCCAAGCGCGAGCCGCAGTCGTATCGCAGCATTGCCGCAGCAATAGGTCGTCCGGCAGAGGAGATTCTGTTTTTGTCCGATATCGTCGAAGAACTCGACGCTGCGCAACAAGCGGGCATGCCAACTTGTGGCCTGGTTCGCAATGGCGGCGAGTTGGTTGGACACGCTAATGTCGCCAGTTTTGCGGTGATTGACCTGTCGGCGTTCTAA
- a CDS encoding methylthioribulose 1-phosphate dehydratase, with protein sequence MTREQLAQEIIDAGCFLYGRGWSPATSSNYSTRLSATTALLTVSGKHKGQLGQDDVLVTDLSGNSLEPGKKPSAETLLHTQLYRCKPQVGAVLHTHSVNATVLSRLTAGDRVVFENYELQKAFAGVATHESKVIVPIFENDQDIARLAAKVQPWLDAHPDCPGYLIRGHGLYTWGARMSDALRQIEAFEFLFECELKTRALLNR encoded by the coding sequence ATGACCCGCGAACAACTCGCTCAGGAAATCATCGACGCCGGGTGCTTTTTGTATGGCCGTGGCTGGTCGCCAGCCACCAGCAGTAATTATTCGACACGGTTGTCGGCGACCACCGCGTTACTGACAGTGTCAGGCAAGCATAAAGGTCAGTTGGGCCAGGATGACGTGCTGGTCACCGACCTTTCCGGCAACAGCCTGGAGCCGGGCAAAAAGCCTTCTGCCGAAACCTTGCTGCACACCCAGTTATACCGCTGTAAGCCACAGGTAGGCGCAGTGCTGCACACCCATTCTGTCAATGCGACCGTGTTGTCGCGCCTGACGGCGGGGGATAGGGTGGTGTTCGAAAATTATGAACTGCAGAAAGCATTTGCGGGCGTGGCGACCCATGAATCAAAGGTTATCGTGCCGATTTTTGAAAATGATCAGGACATTGCCCGATTGGCGGCAAAGGTCCAACCTTGGCTCGACGCCCACCCTGATTGCCCCGGCTACCTGATTCGTGGCCACGGTCTTTACACCTGGGGCGCGCGAATGAGCGATGCATTGCGTCAGATCGAAGCGTTTGAATTTTTGTTCGAGTGCGAGCTCAAGACTCGCGCTCTATTGAACCGTTAA